In Seonamhaeicola sp. S2-3, the genomic window CCAGATGTTTTTCCTAAATACACAGTATCTTTTACAGAGGTTGTTCTGGGTTCTACTAAAATTAAGTCTATGTTAGCTGCTTTACTTGCTAATTCTAATGTGTCTACTAAATTTCCTTTTAAACTTCTAACCGTTATATCTACACCTTTTTTATCAATTTTAGACACTAATCCGTTTAAAAATTCTAGACTTTCACGTTGAATAATTTTATCTACGTTCATCATAGTTCCTGCTTTAGTATACACATTATAAACCTGAACAATGAATAGTTTTGCATTAAAAGCTTCGGCAAAATCAACGGCATACTGCAGGTGACTTACTGCATTTTTAGATGATCCAACAGGAACTAAAATATTCTTCATATCTAGAAAGTTTTGTAGTTAAATTTACAATAAATTTGCTGCAAAAGTAAGCATAAACAAATTCATATACATTGGCGGACATCATTAATCTGAAATACATCAATAAACTAGCAATTCCGGCATTAATATCGGGTATTTCAGAACCAATCTTATCAATTACAGATACAGCCATTATTGGCAACATACCTTTAAATGCCGTTGAATCTTTAGCAGCCGTTGGTATTGTAGGCACTTTTATGTCTATGCTTATTTGGGTGTTGGGGCAAACTAGAAGTGCTATTTCTTCAATAGTATCTCAGTATGTTGGTGCTAATAATTTAGACGCGGTAAAAAATCTTCCTGCACAGGCTATTTTTATCGTCACTGCTTTAAGTTTACTCATAATAGTCTCCACTTTTCCTTTTGCTAAAGACATTTTTAAGCTTTATAATGCATCTAATTTAATTTTAGATTATAGTGTAACTTACTACCAAATTAGAGTTTTTGGATTTCCTTTTACCCTATTTACCATAGCTGTTTTTGGAACCTTTAGAGGCTTGCAAAATACTTATTATCCCATGATAATTGCAATAATTGGTGCACTTGCAAATATTATCTTAGATTTTATTTTAGTATACGGCGTTAATGGCTTTATTAAACCAATGTACATTGAAGGTGCTGCTTACGCTAGTGTAACTTCTCAAATTATAATGGCTTTATTGTCAGTTTATTTTTTATTAACTAAAACTTCTATTCCGTTAAAATTGAGTTTTCCTTTTAATAAAGAAATTAAACGATT contains:
- a CDS encoding MATE family efflux transporter; translated protein: MADIINLKYINKLAIPALISGISEPILSITDTAIIGNIPLNAVESLAAVGIVGTFMSMLIWVLGQTRSAISSIVSQYVGANNLDAVKNLPAQAIFIVTALSLLIIVSTFPFAKDIFKLYNASNLILDYSVTYYQIRVFGFPFTLFTIAVFGTFRGLQNTYYPMIIAIIGALANIILDFILVYGVNGFIKPMYIEGAAYASVTSQIIMALLSVYFLLTKTSIPLKLSFPFNKEIKRFTGMVLNLFVRTLALNITLYFATRFATGYGKNYIAAYTIAINLWFLGAFIIDGYSSASNILSGKLFGAKNYKQLVSLNKKLIKIGVLVGVILAIVGVLIYKPVGLLFTKEAHVLSEFYSVFWIVLIMQPICAIAFIFDGVFKGLGKMKLLRNVLLLSTFIIFLPVLYVLDYFNFKLNGIFIALTFWMIARSLPLLINFRKQFLPLAKNS